A genomic window from Rhodococcus sp. KBS0724 includes:
- a CDS encoding biotin--[acetyl-CoA-carboxylase] ligase, with the protein MWTDLNRPPLDQAALRRALVRSDGTSDSRAFWNRLDVVERTGSTNADLLARASDLGADRHVLLAEHQESARGRHSRTWVSPAQAQISMSVLLGMPGLNLADMGWLPLLTGIAVVDALRTVAEVPAELKWPNDVLIGDKKVAGILAEVARTTPEPAVVVGIGLNVSLGAEELPVPTATSLLLENAETVDRDTLVRALARELATQFRSWENSGWDTSVLAAEYRERCGTLGKRVRAVLPGDKEVFGTATDIDTSGRVVIEIEGSGGETFAVAAGDITHLRAAPIAD; encoded by the coding sequence GTGGACTGATCTGAACCGACCACCCCTCGATCAAGCGGCGTTGCGACGCGCACTCGTACGCAGTGACGGCACCAGCGATTCGCGTGCGTTCTGGAATCGGCTCGACGTCGTCGAGCGCACCGGGTCGACCAACGCGGACCTTCTGGCGCGCGCGTCGGATCTCGGCGCCGATCGCCATGTGCTGCTCGCCGAACACCAGGAAAGCGCCCGCGGGCGACACTCGCGCACGTGGGTCAGCCCGGCGCAGGCACAGATATCGATGTCGGTTCTGCTCGGCATGCCCGGACTGAACCTCGCGGACATGGGTTGGCTGCCGCTGCTCACCGGAATCGCCGTCGTCGACGCGTTGCGCACGGTGGCCGAGGTGCCCGCAGAACTGAAGTGGCCCAACGACGTTCTGATCGGTGACAAGAAAGTGGCCGGCATTCTCGCCGAGGTCGCTCGGACCACCCCGGAACCCGCGGTGGTCGTGGGAATCGGATTGAACGTAAGTCTCGGCGCCGAGGAACTGCCGGTGCCGACGGCCACGTCGCTTCTTCTCGAAAACGCGGAGACCGTTGATCGGGACACGTTGGTGCGGGCTCTGGCGCGGGAACTGGCGACGCAGTTCCGCAGCTGGGAGAACTCGGGATGGGATACAAGCGTGCTGGCAGCCGAGTACCGCGAGCGGTGCGGAACTCTCGGCAAGCGGGTGCGGGCGGTCCTGCCGGGTGACAAGGAAGTTTTCGGCACGGCGACGGACATCGACACGTCCGGTCGTGTGGTCATCGAGATCGAGGGAAGTGGTGGCGAGACGTTTGCCGTTGCCGCAGGCGACATCACGCATCTGCGGGCGGCGCCGATCGCCGACTAG